From the genome of Deltaproteobacteria bacterium:
CAGCTTTGTTCTTTCTCCCTCCAGATCAGGCTCGGCTGGAGGCACCATACCTCCCTCGGTGGCCATGATTTCATGCCATTTCTTGCCGTCAGGCCGCTGGTATTCGAGCACTTTTTCGCATATCCAGTCGTGCGGTTCATAGAAGGGGAAGGGACCGTAGCGGCCGAGTATCAGGTTCTTGAGGTCCAGAGAAGGTCTCTGGTAGCGGCCGTACAGTACGTTGTTTACTGCAGTGGTCCAGAGAATCTGGGAGCCGGGCGTCACAGACCACCAGTTTCCCAGCTCCACCAGGACCCTGGCCATTTCTTCAAGGATCTCCGGCATTCTTTGCAGGAAGCCGCCCTTGTCAGCCTGTTCAAAGGTGCTGCCTGCGGCGCCCCCGGTAAGCTTGTAGCGGGCCACCGTGGGGTCGTGACCACGAAACTGGCTCTCAAAGGGTTCATAGATCTTTCGCTCCTGCCTAAGAATGTCGGAACACTTAACCAGCGCCTCCAGATCCATGGCTTCTACCTTTTTGCCGTAGTCTTCCAGGGTCTGAATGAGGGTGAGCGCCGGGGCCTGGCCATAGACCGAGCCGTAGCCGTGGTCAGCCACATCGCAGATCTTTACGCCTGCCAGTACTGCAGCAGTCATTCTGCCTATGTCGTTGCCGTCTGTGTTGCAGCCGTGGTAGTGGAGAATTGTCTCCGGGAAAGAGTTCTTGATTGCTTCTACCAGCTGGGAAATACGCCTGGGGGTTCCCAGGCCGGAGTGGTTCTTGATGGAAATGATTACCTCCGGGCCGGTCACCTCTAATATCTCGGCCACCTTGCCAACATAGTACGAATCTGTATGCTCCTTTCCTGTAGAGAAACAGATGCTTGGCATGAGGATGCGGCCAGCCTTCTGGACCTCTTCGAATACAGGTATCATGTTGGGAACATGATTGAGAAAGTCATAGACCCGCCAGACATCCACATAGCGGCAAAATTCTCTCACCGTGAAGCGAATGACGTTCTCCGGGTAATGGCGATAGCCAAAAAGGTTGGCGCCCCGGCAGACTGTCTGCAGCAAAGTCTGCGGCATGGCCCTGC
Proteins encoded in this window:
- a CDS encoding pyruvate carboxylase, whose translation is MPLEAILDTLRNSEGYYLCNNERDVSQSDFKNRLMPMTTVRVAPYREKASFFSIEVSGGASIHVDLLRKQVNPFERLRIVSRAMPQTLLQTVCRGANLFGYRHYPENVIRFTVREFCRYVDVWRVYDFLNHVPNMIPVFEEVQKAGRILMPSICFSTGKEHTDSYYVGKVAEILEVTGPEVIISIKNHSGLGTPRRISQLVEAIKNSFPETILHYHGCNTDGNDIGRMTAAVLAGVKICDVADHGYGSVYGQAPALTLIQTLEDYGKKVEAMDLEALVKCSDILRQERKIYEPFESQFRGHDPTVARYKLTGGAAGSTFEQADKGGFLQRMPEILEEMARVLVELGNWWSVTPGSQILWTTAVNNVLYGRYQRPSLDLKNLILGRYGPFPFYEPHDWICEKVLEYQRPDGKKWHEIMATEGGMVPPAEPDLEGERTKLQRELKRPVSDEDLVLYLQYPFDALSFLRFEERCGKTWLLPPEVWFRRGGFKAGERIKFADEWGKPHYIEVISTRREGANVLTSLLVDHVFHTISVKVEGADSHSAPQ